The following coding sequences lie in one Cannabis sativa cultivar Pink pepper isolate KNU-18-1 chromosome 5, ASM2916894v1, whole genome shotgun sequence genomic window:
- the LOC115717678 gene encoding uncharacterized protein LOC115717678, with the protein MVGHFKKSFHQAKKDKQKLEAKPVLAQIFVITQADAAASPSMVRGQLLINNSHFNVLFDFRTIHSYVVSRVINLLGRPYDLLERGFGTLMPSGKLVMPIRIEDRELRADLIELKLTEFDIILGMDFLSKHLANIDYKQKMMTF; encoded by the coding sequence atggttggGCACTTTAAGAAAAGTTTCCATCAGGCAAAGAAAGATAAGCAGAAGCTGGAAGCAAAGCCCGTACTTGCTCAGATATTTGTtatcacccaagctgatgctgcagccagtccttctatGGTGAGAGGTCAGCTTCTTATCAACAACTCCCATTTTAATGTACTATTTGACTTTAGGACTATACACTCGTATGTGGTATCGAGAGTAATtaatcttttgggtaggccttatGATCTTCTTGAAAGAGGAttcggaaccctaatgcctagcgggaaGTTGGTtatgccaattaggatcgaagatagggagttgagaGCTGACCTTATAGAACTGAAATTAacggagtttgatattatacttgggatggattttctgtccaagCATTTGGCCAATATTGATTATAAGCAGAAAATGATGACTTTTTAG